The sequence AGGGAGACAACTCGGCGGTGAGGTAACTGTCGTATCCCACGGACTTGAGGCTCTCTACCAGGGCGACCCAGTCCATGTCTCCTTCAAACAAAGAGGTAAAACCTCTAATGTTACCGACTTCCGTGCGGAAATCCTTTACATGCACCTTACAGATCTTATCACCTAGGGCCTCTACCCAGTGATGGGCGAACCCAAAGGCCAAGACGTTACCAGCGTCGAAATACGCGCCAACCCAATCACTGCCCACTTCGTCGATAAAACGCCGCATTTCCAAGGGGCTCAGGAGGAACTTGTTCCACACATTTTCAACGCCGATGCTGACCTGATACTTCTCTGCCTCAGCGGCCAGCTCACGGAAGGCTCCCAAGGCTCGATCATACGCTGTCTTGTAGGAGACATCACTGGTGACAACTCCGGGAACCACCAAGATGGTGTCGGCACCTAGTCCCTTAGCTACTTCGAGCATCTTGACCGCGACCCCTTTACCCTTTTCCCGAAGCTCGGGATCGTTGCTGGTCAAACTATACTTCCAATGCAAACCGGTAGAGACGCTGGGCAGCTCCACGCCATACTCCCCAGCCCAACCCTTGATTTGCTCCAACTCATCGGCGGTAGTCTCCAAGGTGATAGCAGCGATATCCCCTGGTTCGGCTTGAGCCACGAACTCATCTACCACGTTCAGCTCGATCCCGTCAAATCCGGCAGCTGCTGCTGCGGCCACAGACTGTCTTACCGTATACGTGTTGGGAAAACACCATTGATTGATCCCAGTCTTCACAATTTCGCCCTCCTCTAAAATGATGATCAGCGCCCGTTTACAGATACAAAGGTGCCTACCTGCAAGGCGTTGCAAGGTTTGCTCAAGACATTATTAGGCCCGCAAGTAATGATTCCTGCAATGAAGTTGACATCCTGCGAATTACTCAATCCTGTACCAGACCCCTTGGGGTAAGGGATTTCAGCGCAGTTCTACCAGGTGGGCAAAGGAAACTTGCTTGCAATCCAGAAACCTCTGTATTATAAGAAGCCAATTTTTAGGTTCAAACAACACTTACTCTGGTATGGGCAGAGGAGAGGAGTAGAGAAGATGCCGTCTTTGGGTTCGTGGCGTCGACTATCCCCGTGGCTCACGCAGGTTAACAAGCATCCACTCCTGCTGGGACTGGGATTGGGGCTAGTGGGGTTAGGGTTAAATTTGTTCCCGCTTTCCTTGACCGAAGGAATCTCCCTCTATCTTGGCCTGATCCCTGCCATTCTTCCAGCGGTTACCCATGGACTAGCTTCCGGTCTGATTTCCTGTGGCATTGCTGCATTGGCCTTCTTGTCTCGACCGGAGGCGGGTTTGGGAGCTGCCGTCCTGATTGTTGGTCTGGTCCTTGTTGCTGGACTGAAACCTTGGGAAAAACTCGAGAATCTGATGATTGAAGGGCTAGGACTGTTCTTCTTGATCTTCGGGGTATTGGTGGCAGAGCACTTGGAGTTCTTGGCTCCCCAGTTAGATCCCGCGGTCCAAAGGGTCTTCTGGTTAAGTCACGCCCTAATTATCCTGGTGGGCGTTGCTGTGGGCCGATGGATAGGTTTACTGCTTGCCGGTGATTTGCACGGCAGGGGTGTGCCAATTGCCGAGTACATCACTAGGGGGCAAAGTGTGGTGATGATTGCCGGCATCGCCGCCATCGCCTACTGGGGAACGGGAAGAATCACCAATCTCACGGTGACGACTCTGGGGCTGACACCGAGCCTGGCAGTAGGGGCAGACCCAACGGCCGGTCTAGAGTTGATGTGTCAAATCATCAGCTACTGGCTGGGATGTCTGCTGTTCCTCACTCTGACGTGTCTAGTGGCCACCAGGGTGATAGTCTATCCCCTAACCAGTTCTATCCAGCACCTAATCCGGGTCTCTACCAAGTCCGTCTCATCCCTGAAAGCCCTAGAGAATCTCAGAGACTATCGATCCTGGGTCTCGGAACTTGATCTGCTAAAGAACCACATCCACCGCACCCTGGGCAAACTACAGGAGCACATTGAATCACTGACTCAAGCCCATCGCCGGATAACAGAACAAAATCAACGCCTCATTGTCCAGTCCCTAGAAATGGAGCTTCTAGCCCGTAAGGACCATCTGACGGGACTACATAACGACGGCAGCCTAGAAAACCACTTTGACCTAATCTGGCCCCTGGTGCAACAGGGTGAGTTAAACGTTGTCCTGCTGATGATTGACGTTGACAATTTCAAGCAATACAACGACACCTACGGCCACTTAGCCGGCAACAAGGTACTAGTTGAACTGGCCCAAATACTCTCAAACAGCGTCGACAGCGACGACATCGTCGCCCGCTACGGTGGTGAGGAGTTCGTGATTGTCCTTCACGACACCTCTGCTGAAAGGGGCAAGGCCATCGCTGAAGAAATTAGGGCCAGAGTCGCAACGACCCTGGCCAATGTCACTATCTCCATCGGGGTATCACAGATTTACCCTGACGATACCCATTGGGAGTCCGCCTTAAATCGAACGGACATCGCTCTATACCAGGCCAAGTCCCTGGGCAGAAATCGGGTAGCAACCTCCAGTAGCTAATGGGTCATCCCTCAACGGGCCCGGAGCAGTGGGGACACCGGCCATGGCGGCGACGCCCCCGGCGGTGGGCAGGAACCTCCACCATCTCACCGCAATCGGGACAATGCATCCTCCGGGTCGCCACCTGGTAGCTGCCGCCTTCAATTCGCAGGGCCTTGGCCTCCACCAGGGCGGTGGCAACCTTCTGCCGAGCGGAACCTAAGATTCGTTGAAAGGTAGGGCGGGAAACCTCCATAATCTCTGCGCACTCTGCCTGATCCAAGCCCTCCAGATCCTTGAGGCGGAGAGCCTCTAATTCCTCCACGGCCAGCGTCACCTCTTCCATTTCCCGACCGGGAACACCGGCAGGCTTGAACAAGCTAGCTTCAGGCAGATTGTGAACCCTCCGGGGTTTTGTGGGGCGGGCCATAGTATCCTATTCCTTTCTATACCAGCATTCTAAGAGAGGAAGGGCCAGGGCCACTTCCTCTCTTCATCGGTCGCACCTATTCAATTCCTTGAGACTATGCTATCGATTCTTGATCAGTGAGAAGTCGCCAGTGGCCGCTGCCCGCAATACCGGCCCCATATACTCATCCACTAAGTCCGCAGTCAAAGGCTCGGGCATATTCTGCAGTTTCATCTCCAGCTGGGGATCCTTTGCCGCCGTCAAGGCCTTTTCGATATAGCTATCGTTCCAACCTTCTAGGTCCGAAAGCTTGGTGGGAAAATCAACTTTCTCACTGAGATTCACCATGGCCTGGGCCACCGTCTCCCCTAGCTCTCGCCCGGACTGCTTGTCTAGATCAACTTCAGCCGGCAACAAACCTGCCTGTTGGTAAATCCTGCCAACGGCCCGGAGTCGCTCCTCAATGGCTGGGGCAAAGAAAACGGTGTAATAGGGATTCATCAAGGCACAGGCC is a genomic window of Bacillota bacterium containing:
- a CDS encoding sugar phosphate isomerase/epimerase; the encoded protein is MKTGINQWCFPNTYTVRQSVAAAAAAGFDGIELNVVDEFVAQAEPGDIAAITLETTADELEQIKGWAGEYGVELPSVSTGLHWKYSLTSNDPELREKGKGVAVKMLEVAKGLGADTILVVPGVVTSDVSYKTAYDRALGAFRELAAEAEKYQVSIGVENVWNKFLLSPLEMRRFIDEVGSDWVGAYFDAGNVLAFGFAHHWVEALGDKICKVHVKDFRTEVGNIRGFTSLFEGDMDWVALVESLKSVGYDSYLTAELSPYRYQPEMLVTDTAEKLRRVVSL
- a CDS encoding GGDEF domain-containing protein, with amino-acid sequence MPSLGSWRRLSPWLTQVNKHPLLLGLGLGLVGLGLNLFPLSLTEGISLYLGLIPAILPAVTHGLASGLISCGIAALAFLSRPEAGLGAAVLIVGLVLVAGLKPWEKLENLMIEGLGLFFLIFGVLVAEHLEFLAPQLDPAVQRVFWLSHALIILVGVAVGRWIGLLLAGDLHGRGVPIAEYITRGQSVVMIAGIAAIAYWGTGRITNLTVTTLGLTPSLAVGADPTAGLELMCQIISYWLGCLLFLTLTCLVATRVIVYPLTSSIQHLIRVSTKSVSSLKALENLRDYRSWVSELDLLKNHIHRTLGKLQEHIESLTQAHRRITEQNQRLIVQSLEMELLARKDHLTGLHNDGSLENHFDLIWPLVQQGELNVVLLMIDVDNFKQYNDTYGHLAGNKVLVELAQILSNSVDSDDIVARYGGEEFVIVLHDTSAERGKAIAEEIRARVATTLANVTISIGVSQIYPDDTHWESALNRTDIALYQAKSLGRNRVATSSS
- a CDS encoding DUF134 domain-containing protein, translating into MARPTKPRRVHNLPEASLFKPAGVPGREMEEVTLAVEELEALRLKDLEGLDQAECAEIMEVSRPTFQRILGSARQKVATALVEAKALRIEGGSYQVATRRMHCPDCGEMVEVPAHRRGRRRHGRCPHCSGPVEG